A stretch of DNA from Micromonospora peucetia:
AGCAGCGTGTCGAAGCTCGGCAGCAGCTCCAGGTAGGGCTCGATCGGGGTGTCCCGGTCGATCGCCAGCCCGGCCTTGGCCCCCGCGGAGCGCAGGTCCTTGGCCAGGGCCACCGGGTCGTCGCACGCCTCGGCGTGGAAGGTGACGTTGTACGCCCCGGCGTCGGCGTACCCGGGCGCCCACCGGCGCGGATCCTCGATCATCAGGTGCACGTCGAAGGGCAGCTCGGTGGCGGCCCGCAGGCTCTGCACCACGGGCAGCCCGATGGTCAGGTTGGGCACGAAGTGGTTGTCCATGACATCCACGTGCAGCCAGTCCGCGGCGTTCTCGACAGCGCGGACCTCCTCGGCGAGGCGGGCGAAATCGGCGGCGAGAATGCTGGGCGCGACGATGGGCGGCGGTACGGTCACCCGGCCAGTGTACGAACGCGGCCAGCGGCCACCCACAGCGCGCCACCCACCGAACAACCGGTGATCCGACGGTGACCGGTAGTGCGGAACCGGCGGTCCGGGCGGCTCGGCCTGAACGTGGTGCTGCCCTCGCCGCAGGCGTGGGGCGGCCTGCCGGTCACCTGAGCGGGGCGGCCACCACGGATGGCCGCCCCGACCCGTGCCGCGCCTAGCTGGCCTGGAGGGTGACGTCGTCGACGACGAAGCTGGTCTGCAACGAGTAGTCCTCCGTGCCGGTGAACTTCACCGTCACCGTCTGCCCCGCGTACGCCGCCACGTTGAACGACCGCTGCACGTAGCCCGCCGCCGCGTTCAGGTTCGAGTACGTCGCCAGCGTCGCCGACCCCACCTGCACCACCAGCCGGTCGTACGCCGTGCTCGACGTCGTCTCGGCCGTGTCGATGTGCAACCAGAACGACAACGTGTAGCTGGCACATCCCGCCGGGATCGTCACCGACTGCGACAGGGTTTCCGTCCGCGTCGTGCCGGAGCCGGCCAGCCACGCCTTGTACGAGCCCGACCGGGCCGGCTGGGCGCTGTCGTTCGTGATCACTCCAGACGACGCCGTCCACGGCGACGTCCCGTTCTCGAACCCACTGTTGCCGATCACCTGCCCACCGGCGCAACCACCACCCCCACCGACGGTCAGGGTGTAGCTGGCGGAGCGCGACACCCCGCCGGAGCCCGCGCCGGTGACCGTGACGGTGTAGGTGCCCGCCGGGGCCGAGGCCGACGCGCTGACCGTCATGGTGGCGGAGCCGCCGGAGGTGACCGACGACGGGCTGAACGACACGGAGACCCCGGCCGGGGCGCCGGTCGCCGACAGGCCGACCGTCTGGGCGGTGCCGCTGGTGGTGGCCGTGCTCACCGTCGCCGTGGTCGACGCGCCCGGCTGCACCGAACCCGACGTCGGGCTCACCGCGACCGAGAAGTCGTTGGTGACCGTGCCCACGGCGGTCTGCCAGATGGCGTACGCGATCCCGTCGGCGCTGCGGTTGAGCACCGTGGCGCTGACGTTCGAGGTGGTGTCGCAGGACCGGTGGTAGCACGGGTCGTACGCCGAGCCGGACGTGCCGCCCCACTTGGCCGCCTGCGCCGTGGTCTTCCGGGCGCTGGCGCCCGAGGCGTACCCGGAGGTCTGGATGCCGGCCTGCTGGAACGAGTAGTCGTCGGAGCGGCCCTGGCCCTCGACGTTCTCCTCCGGCTGGATGTTCAGCGAGTCCCAGTACGCCTTGAGCGGCGCGGCGGTGGTGGAGGTGATCCGGTTGATGAAGTAGCCACCGTTGGTGGAGCCGACCATGTCGAAGTTGTAGTAGCCCTTGATGTAGCCCTTCTGGACGGTGCTGAGGGAACGGACGTAGAAGTCGGAGCCGTTGAGGCCCTGCTCCTCGTCGGTCCACCAGGCGAACCGGACCCGCTTGGTCATGGCCGGGTTCTGCTGGGCCAGCACCAGCGCGTTCTCCAGCAGCGCCGACGAGCCGGAGCCGTTGTCGTTCATGCCCGGGCCCGCGGACACGCCGTCGAGGTGCGCGCCGAACATGACGACCTGGTCGGCGGGGCCGCCGGGCCACTCGGCGATCAGGTTGTTCGACCGGTACGTGCAGTCGGTGCAGACCTGCTCGGTCACCGTGTACCCGGCGGCCTGGAGCTTCGTCTTGACGTACGTGAGGGAGGCCGTGTAGCCGGCGGTGCCGGCCCGCCGGTTGCCGCCGTTCTGGGTGGCGATGGTCTGGAACTGCGTGAGGTGGGCCTGGACGTTGGCCACCGCGATGTCCGGCGCGGCCAGGGACTGCGCGGCGGGCGCGGGCGCGGCGGCGGACTGCGCCGGGGCGGCCGACGCCGGCATGCCGGCCAGCGCCGCCGCGCCGGTGAGCACGGCGAGCGCGACGCCGGCGGTCAGGACTCTTCGCTTCATGGACGCTCCTCGATAAAGGGGGACGCCTGATGATGCCATCCAGGAATACGAATGGGCGAGCACGAACTGAGCCGACCGACACCGCCGCGCCGACCCGTGTGGTCCACACAGGTCGGCGCGGCGGTGCAAAGCGGGGCAGTGCGGGTCGATGCGCCGCTCAGGTGCGGCGAAGCATCGCGAGGAACATCGCGTCGGTGCCGTGCCGGTGTGGCCACAGCTGCACCGTCGGCCCGGCGCCGAGACCGGGCATCCCCGCCGGCAGCAGCGGCCGGGCGTCGACGAAGTCGACCGGCACGCCGGAGCGGCGGGCCGCCTCGGTCACCGTCACGTGCGTCTCCACGGTGTGCGGGGAGCACGTCACGTAGGCGACCAGCCCACCCGGACGGGTCGCGCGCAGCGCCGCGGCCAGCAGCTCGCGCTGCAACCGGGTCAGCGGGGGCAGGTCCGAGGGCTGACGCCGCCAGCGGGACTCCGGCCGCCGGCGCAGCGACCCCAGCCCGGTGCAGGGCGCGTCGACCAGCACCCGGTCGAAGTGCCCCTCCGGCAGGTCCGGGTCCGCGCCGACGGTGCGGCCGTCGATGTTCAGCACGGTCACCGGCAGGCCCCGGGTGGCCTGGGTGACCAGCCGGGCCCGGTGCTCGGAGACCTCCACCGCGGTCACCCGCGCGTCCCGCTGGGCGGCGAGGGCGCCGAGCAGGCCGGACTTGCCGCCCGGGCCGGCACACAGGTCCAGCCAGTGCCCGTCCGGGCCGTCGAGCGGGGCCACCGCCAGGGCGTTGGCCACCAACTGGGAGCCCTCGTCCTGCACGTGGGCGCGGCCCTGCGCGATCGCCGGCAGGTCGCCGGGCGCCCCGCCAGCGAGATAGACCGCGTACGGGGAGAAGGCCCCCGGTGCGCCGCCGGCCGCGTCGGCCAACTCCGCCGCGTCGGCCAGCCCCGGCCGGGCACACAGGTGCACCGGCGGGCGCTCGTTGTTCTCGATGAGCAGCCGGGTGGTCTCGCCGAGGTCTCCGCCGAGCGCCTCGGCGAAGGCCCGCACGATCCACTGCGGATGGCTGTACGCCAGGGCGAGGTGGCCGATCGGGTCGCTCTCCGCCGACGGGGCCAGCTTGGCCACCCAGGCGTCGGCGTCCCGGCCGGAAACCTCGCGCAGCACCGCGTTGGCGAAGCCCGTCGCGCCGGGGCCCACCGCCCGGACCAGGTCGACGGTCGAGGAGACCGCGGCGTGCGCCGGCACCCGGGTGTGCAGGAGTTGGTACGCCCCGAGCCGCAGCGCGTCGCGCACCGGCGGGTCGATGCGCTGCACGTCCCGCCCGGCGGCGTCGCTGAGGATCGCGTCGATGGTGCCGAGGTGCCGCAGCGTGCCGTAGGTCAGCTCGGTGGCGAAGGCGGCGTCCCGGCCGGTCAGCCCGGCGTCCCGCAGGAACAACGGAAGCACCAGGTTCGCGTACGCGTCGTCCCGGTGCACCGCCGCGACCGCCTCGTAGGCCACCTGGCGGGGCAGGTCCGCCGCCGGACGAACCGGGCGCCGGCCGCCGTCGCGGCGGTCACCGCCGGCCCGGTCGCCCCACTGGCCGCCCCGCGCCGGCCGATCGCCGCGCTGGCCGCCCGAGGCACGCTCACCGCGCCCACCGAACCGGTCACCACCGGATCGCTCACCGCGCCCACCGGAACGCTCGCCGCCGAACCGCTCACCGTCGGGTCGCTCGCCGGGTCGTCCGGCGGAGTGACGGTCGCCCGTGGGCCGTTCCGTAGGGCTCGTCACGCGAGTTCCTCCCCGCTCGTGACCCGGACGCCCCGCGCCCAGTCGGTCGCCGGCATCGCCCGCTTGCCCGCCGCCCGGACCTCGCCGAGCCGCACCGGGGTCGTGGCCGTGCCGACCAGCAGTCGGGACTTCTCCACCAGCAGCTCGCCCGGCTTCAGCTCCGGGCCGTCGGGCACCGGCGTGACCGGGCCCAGCTTGACGCGCTCACCCCGCAACGTCGTCCACGGGCCGGGCGCCGGGGTGCAGGCCCGGATCCGCCGGTCCACCGCGAAGGCGGGATCGGACCAGCGCACCCGGGCGTCCTCCACGGTCAGCTTCGGCGCCAGCGACACCCCGTCGGCGGGCTGCGGCTCGGCCCGGGCGGTGCCGTCGTCGATCGCGTCGAGGACGGCCACCAGCAGACCGGCACCGGAGTGGGCCAGCCGCTCCAGCAGGTCGCCGGACGTGTCGGTCGGACGGATCTCGTCGGTCAGCGTGCCGTAGACCGGGCCGGTGTCCAGCCCTTCTTCCAGCTGGAACACGCTCGCGCCGGTCAGCTCGTCGCCGTGCAGCACGGCGTGCTGCACCGGCGCGGCCCCGCGCCAGGCGGGCAGCAGCGAGAAGTGCAGGTTGATCCAGCCGTGGCGGGGGATCTCCAGGGCGGCCGGCGGCACCAGCGCGCCGTAGGCGACCACGGGGACGCAGTCGGGGGCCAGCTCGCGCAGCCGGTCCAGGAACTCGGGCTCACGCGGCCGGGCGGGGGTGAGCACCTCGATGCCGTGCTCGTCGGCCCATGCCCCCACCGGGGAGCGGACCAGGCCACGACCACGACCGGCGGGAGCGTCCGGCCGGGTCACCACGGCGACCAGCTCGTGACGGGAGGCCGCCACGGCGGCCAGGGCGGGAACGGCGACGGCCGGCGTACCGGCGAAGATCACGCGCACGGGCTCACCGACCCAGGCCGAAAAGGCTGCCGGAGGCGTGCGGGTTGAGCTTCACCATCGGCGGGGTGGCCGGGTCGTACCACTCCGCCTGGCGGATCGCCTTCATCGCCTCCTTGCGCCCGGCCGGGTCCAGCCGGTCCAGGAAGAGCACCCCGTCGAGGTGGTCGGTCTCGTGCTGCACACAGCGCGCCATCAGGCCGGTGCCGACGATCTGCATCGGGTCGCCGTAGCCGTTGAAGCCCTTGGCGATCACGTTCTGCCGGCGCTTCGTGTCGAAGTAGAGGCCGGGGATGGACAGGCAGCCCTCGGGACCGTCCTGCTCCTCGGAGTCGGGAAACTCCAGCACCGGGTTGACCAGATGGCCGACCACGTCGTCGACGTCGAAGGTGAACACCCGCAGGCCCACACCGAGCTGCGGCGCGGCGAGGCCGGCGCCGTTCTGCTCACGCATCGTGTCGGTCAGGTCGGCGATGAGCTTGCGCAGCTCGACGTCGAAGTCGACCACCGGATCGGCCGGCGTGCGCAGCACCGGATCCCCGAACAGACGGATGGGCTGGACGGTCACTCGGCATGGCTCCTTCGGCGGGCGGGCTGGTGCCGTACCAGTCTACGGAGTGCCGCCGGCCGCCCCGGCCGGCGGACCGCGATCCGGCGCGGACGGCTGCGTGTCGATGGTCACCGGGAGGGTCTCGTAGCCGCGCAGCGCCAGCCGGCCCGGTGCGGTGGCGGGGCGGCCAGGGCCAGCCCGGGCAGCCGACGCAGCAGCAGCGGGAAGGCAACCTGCGCCTCCAGCCGGGCCAGGCCGGCACCGAGGCAGTAGTGCGGACCGGCGCCGAAGGACAGGGGGTGGCTCTGCTCCGGGGGCGGGCGGCGTGGTTCCCGGTCCCGCCGTCGCGGGCGGGCGGCTCAGACGGCGGTGCCCGCCTCCCCGGCCAGGACCGCGTCGCCACCGAGCAGGGCGTGCTCGGGCAACGGCAGCTTGATCCGGTGGGCGGCCTCCCAGTCGTGGATCAGGCCGGGCCGTGCCTGGGCGGCGAAGTAGTCCACCGCGCTCATCCCACCGACCACCGGCTCGTCCACCTCGGCGACGAGTTGGGCCGGCACCAGCCGGAAGCCGCTCTGCAGGGCGGCGCTGAGCCGACGGTGCCCGTCGACGACGAAGAAGTACTCCCCGGTGTAGCCGATCCGCAGCGGCTCCAGCGCCTCGTCGCCGCCGGCGGCGACCTCGCCGACGAACTCCGAGTCCCACAGGTCACGCAGGTGGGCGATGTCCTCGGTCGGGTAGACCCGGCCCGGGTCGAGCAGCAGCAGCGGCGGGGCGTCGCGCAGCACGTCCGCGCACAGCCGGCCCTCGTACGCGTCGATGATGTGCTCGATGACCTCGCTGGCCGGGGCGCGGGTGGTGTCGCAGATCAGGTCGTAGTTGCGCAGCCGGGCCTTGTCCACCCCGTAGCGGACGATGAACCGGCCGCGCTCGCTCTCGCTGCGTTCCCGCAGCTTGGCCTTGGCCTCCTCCTGGGAGGCGTAGCTCTCGGCCGGGCCGGAGGGACGGTCGAGCACCCGGCGGGCCGCCTCGCCCGGCTCGGTGATCATGTGCACCTTGAGCGCGTCGGTGAAGAAGTGCCAGGCCAGCCGGGAGTCCATGACCAGCCGCTCGCCGGAGGCGGCGATGTCCCGCTGGAGCTGGTCGACGTAGCCATCGACGGCCTGGTCCAGCTCGGCGTGCAGGTTGAGCTGGAGCGCGGTCATCTGTCGGTCCTGCGCCATCTGGCGGTAGAGGTCACCGACGCTGACCCGGCGCAGGCCGAGCCGCTTGGCGATCTGAACGGAGACGGTGCTCTTGCCGCTGCCGAGGTCACCATTGAAGACGATCGACTGACGAACGGTCACGACTGGTCCACCCCTGATCACCGGCTGTTTGACATCATCGACATCGCGCCGAACCGACGCGCTCCCGCCATCGTCGCGCGATCCTGCGACAACTCCAGCTCGGCGCCTCTGGCGCCGCGCCGCGACCTGGAGCCGTCGTACGCCCGGGCATGACGGGCGATGCTATCACCCGCCCCACCGCGTGCCGCCGGACACGGCGTGCGACGACGGGCCAGGCCAGCCGGCCCCGACCGGTGTGGCCGCGCGGCGGCGTCGACGGACCCGCGTCGGAGGACGGCAGTCCCCCGACGGCGGTGTTGACCTGCGCCCCGGGCTCCGGCCCGCTCAGAAGAGGGCCAGCGGATCGACCTGGAGCCGGACCGGGTCGGCGGCCTTGCGGGCGGCGCGCACCCCGGCCGCCGAGTGCAGCGCGCCGGCCAGCGCGGCGGCCCGGGCCCGGGGCACCCGGACCAGCATCCGCTCCCGCTCCCCGTCGGCCGGCACCGGCCCGAGCAGTTCGGCCTCCGCCGGCAGCCGGGCCTCGGCCAGCAGGTCGGCCACCGCGGCCGGCGAACCGGTCACGCTGGCCATCCGCACCGCCGGCGGGAAGCCCAGTTCCCGTCGCTCGGCCAGTTCCCGGGCAGCGAACCAGCCGGCGTCCCAGCGCAGCAACGCCTGCACGGGGGCGAGGGCGCCGTCGGCGACCACCACCACCCGGCCGCCCGTGGCGGCGGGACGGGCCAATGCGGCAGCCGCCAGCCAGCGGCGCAGCGCTTCCTCCCCCGCCCGCAGGTCGGCCCGGGTGAGCAAGGCCCACGAGTCGAGCAGCAGCACCGCGCCGAAGCCACCCTCGGCGACCGGCTCGGCGCCGGGGGTGGCGATGACCAGGCCGGCGCCGCCCGGGACCGTGGCCAGCACCTCCTCGCGGCCCGAGGTGCGCACCGGCACGCCGGGGAAGGCCCGGCCCAGCTCCTCGGCGGTGCGCCGGGCGCCGGTGACGGAGGCGCGCAGCCGCCGTCCGCCACACTCCGGGCAGGCGTACGCGGCGGCGACCCGCCCGCACCAGCGGCAGGCCGGGGTGCCCTCGGCGGAGGGCAGCGCGAGCGGTCCGGCGCAGTGCGGGCACCGGGCCGGGGTGCGGCACTCGGCGCAGGCCACCGAGGGCAGGTAGCCACGGCGGGGCACCTGGACCAGCACCGGCAGGTCGGCACGGAGCGACTCCCGGGCGGTGGTCCAGGCCAGGCTGGGCAGCCGGGCGGTGGCCGCCCCGGGGTCCCGGGCCAGCTGCGGGTCGTCGCCGGTGGGCGCGATCACCGGCATCCGGGCCCGGACGGTCGCCCGGTCGGGCAGCACCTCGCGGGCCCATCCGGTCTCCACCAGCAGCTGTGCCTCGGCGGTGCGGGTGTACCCGCCCACCAGGGCGGCGGTGTCGCCCTGGTGGGCGCGGGTGAGCAGCACGTCCCGGGCATGCGGGTAGGGGGCGCGGGGCTCCGCGTGCAGGTCGTCGCCGTCGTCCCAGATCGCCACCAGCCCGAGTCGGGCGACCGGGGCGAACATCGCGGCCCTGGTCCCGACCACCACCGCCACCTCGCCGCGCCGGGCGGCGAGGAACGCGCGGTAGCGCCGGGCGGGGCCGAGCGCGGCGGAGAGACAGACGTGCCGCCCCGGACCCAGGGCGTCGTGCAGCGCGGCGTCGAGGCGGTCCAGGTCGCGGTTGTCGGCGACGACCACCACCGCGCCCCGGCCGCCGGCCACGGATGCGGCGACAGCCTCGGCGTACCGGGCGGGCCAGTCCTCCCCCGGCAGCGCCGACCAGACCGCCCGGGGGGCCCGACCGTCGGCGAGCGCCCGGAGCATGGCCGGCCCGGCCGGGTAGTCCCGCCAGGCGTCGGGACCGGGTGCGGCCACCGGAGCGGGGTCCCCCGGGTCCTCGCCGGGCCGCGGCTGGTCGCCGCCCGGGGTGTCCGACGGTTCGGCGACGCCCGCCCCGGCCGGGCCGCCGTCCGGCCCGGTGGCGTCCCCGGCGGGCCCGGTGGCGTCCCCGGCGGGCCCGGTGGCGTCCCCGGCGGGCCCGGTGGCGTCCCCGGCGGGCAGGGCGGAACCCTCGACGGGCAGGGCGGAACCCTCGGCGGGCGCGGTGGAGCCCTCGGCGGGCAGGGCCCTGGCGCGGACGTCTTTCTCGACCCGGGCGTGCCGGGGCGGGACGGCTAGGCGGAGCACGTCGGCGAGGCTGCCGGCGTAGCGGTCCGCGACCGCCCGGGCCAGCCGGGCGACCTCCGGCGCGAGTACCGGCTCCGGCGAGACGACCTTCTCCAGGTACGCCAGCCGGCCGGTGTGTCCCGAGTCGTCGGCCCGTTCCAGCAGCCAGCCGTCGACGAGCTGCCCCGCGAAGCGGACCTTCACCCGTGCGCCGGGGACGGCGTCGGCGTCCAGCTCGGCCGGGACGAGGTAGTCGAACGGGCGGTCCAGGTGGGCCAGCGGCACGTCGACGCAGACACGAGCGACCGGCGACCCCTGCGCGGGTCGCCGGTCGCTGCGCCTGGTGCCGGTCAGGCTCCCGCGGCCGACTTGAGGTCGGCGGCCCGGTCGGTGCTCTCCCAGGTCAGATCCGGCAGCTCCCGGCCGAAATGGCCGTAGGCAGCGGTCTGCTGGTAGATCGGACGGAGCAGGTTGAGGTCCCGGATGATGGCGGCCGGGCGCAGGTCGAAGACCTCGGAGACGGCCTTCTCGATCGAGGCGACCGGCACGGTCTCGGTGCCGAAGGTCTCGACGAAGAGGCTGACCGGGTGGGCCTTGCCGATCGCGTACGCGACCTGGACCTCGCACCGCTCGGCCAGGCCGGCGGCGACCACGTTCTTGGCCACCCACCGCGTCGCGTACGCCGCCGAGCGGTCGACCTTCGACGGGTCCTTGCCGGAGAACGCGCCACCGCCGTGCCGGGCGTAGCCGCCGTACGTGTCGACGATGATCTTTCGTCCGGTCAGGCCGGCGTCGCCCATCGGGCCGCCGATCTCGAACCGGCCGGTCGGGTTGACCAGCAGCCGGTAGCCCTCGGTGTCCAGGCCGAGGCTCTCCAGCTCCGGGGCGATGACATGCTCGCGCACATCGGGGGTGAGCAACGAGTCCAGCGAGATGTCCGCGGCGTGCTGGCTGGAGACGACCACGGTGTTCAGCCGGACGGGGCGCAACCCCTCGTACTCGATGGTGACCTGGGTCTTGCCGTCCGGGCGCAGGTAGGGAATCGTGCCGTCCTTGCGGACCTGGGAGAGCCGTCGGGCCAGCCGGTGGGCCAGGGCGATCGGCAGCGGCATCAGCTCCGGTGTCTCGGAGCAGGCGAAGCCGAACATCATGCCCTGGTCGCCGGCGCCCTGCGCGTCCAGCGCGCTCTCCGACGCCCCGGTACGCAACTCGAAGGCGTTGTCGACGCCCTGCGCGATGTCCTCGGACTGGGCACCGATGGAGACGCTGACGCCGCAGGAGGCGCCGTCGAAGCCCTTCTTCGACGAGTCGTAGCCGATGTCGAGGATGGTCCGGCGGACGATGGTCGGGATGTCGGCGTACGCCTTGGTGGTCACCTCGCCCGCGATGTGCACCTGACCGGTGGTGATCAGGGTTTCCACCGCGACGCGGCTGCGTGGATCCTCGGCGAGCAGGGCGTCGAGAATACCGTCGCTAATCTGGTCGGCGATCTTGTCCGGGTGGCCTTCCGTGACCGATTCGGAAGTGAAGAGGCGGCGTGTCACGGCACTCCTAAATTGTGGAAGTCGTTCCGCGGCAGTGTAATCATCCGCGTTGAAGCCTGGACCCTTCGGTCGTGCCCGATTCCAGCCGTCAGGAACGACCGGGCAATCGGGCCACCACGAGATCCCAGACACCGTCGGCGAGGTCCTCCTTGGACCGTTCGGGCATCCGGTTGACCGAACCGTCCACACCGATAACCGTCGCCGCGTTGGTGTCGGCGCCGAAGCCCTTGTCGGGCCCGACCTCGTTGATGACGACGAGGTCCGCCCGTTTGCGGGCGAGCTTGGCCCGGCCGTTGGCCTCGGCGTCGCCCGTCTCCGCGGCGAACACCACCAGCACCTGCTCCGGGCGACGGCGTCGGCCCAGCTCGGCCGCGATGTCCGGATTTGTGACGAGCTCGATGGTGGGCGCGCTGCCGTCGTCCGACTTCTTGATTTTGCCAGGCGCGTAGGTCGCCGGACGGAAATCGGCCGGAGCCGCCGCCATCACCACCGCGTCGGCGTCGGCGGCCGCCGCCAGGGTGGCGTCGCGCAGCTCGCCCGTGGTGCCGACCCGGACCAGGTCGACGCCGGCGGGATCGGGCAGCGAGACGTTGGCCGAGATCAGGGTGACCCGGGCGCCCCGGGCCACCGCGCAGCGGGCGAAGGCGTAGCCCTGCTTGCCCGAGGAGCGGTTGCCCAGGAAGCGGACCGGGTCGAGGGGCTCGCGCGTGCCGCCGGCGGTCACCACCACGTGCCGCCCGGCGAGGTCGGCGGGGGCCTCGACGCCCCGCGCGAGGGCCCGGCTGGCGACCG
This window harbors:
- the rpe gene encoding ribulose-phosphate 3-epimerase is translated as MTVPPPIVAPSILAADFARLAEEVRAVENAADWLHVDVMDNHFVPNLTIGLPVVQSLRAATELPFDVHLMIEDPRRWAPGYADAGAYNVTFHAEACDDPVALAKDLRSAGAKAGLAIDRDTPIEPYLELLPSFDTLLIMTIKAGFGGQRFVPQLLDKVRTARRHVDAGHLELRIEVDGGIAADTIEQAAEAGADAFVAGTAVYGADDPAEAVRKLRALAERAASGA
- a CDS encoding M28 family peptidase: MKRRVLTAGVALAVLTGAAALAGMPASAAPAQSAAAPAPAAQSLAAPDIAVANVQAHLTQFQTIATQNGGNRRAGTAGYTASLTYVKTKLQAAGYTVTEQVCTDCTYRSNNLIAEWPGGPADQVVMFGAHLDGVSAGPGMNDNGSGSSALLENALVLAQQNPAMTKRVRFAWWTDEEQGLNGSDFYVRSLSTVQKGYIKGYYNFDMVGSTNGGYFINRITSTTAAPLKAYWDSLNIQPEENVEGQGRSDDYSFQQAGIQTSGYASGASARKTTAQAAKWGGTSGSAYDPCYHRSCDTTSNVSATVLNRSADGIAYAIWQTAVGTVTNDFSVAVSPTSGSVQPGASTTATVSTATTSGTAQTVGLSATGAPAGVSVSFSPSSVTSGGSATMTVSASASAPAGTYTVTVTGAGSGGVSRSASYTLTVGGGGGCAGGQVIGNSGFENGTSPWTASSGVITNDSAQPARSGSYKAWLAGSGTTRTETLSQSVTIPAGCASYTLSFWLHIDTAETTSSTAYDRLVVQVGSATLATYSNLNAAAGYVQRSFNVAAYAGQTVTVKFTGTEDYSLQTSFVVDDVTLQAS
- a CDS encoding RsmB/NOP family class I SAM-dependent RNA methyltransferase; this encodes MTSPTERPTGDRHSAGRPGERPDGERFGGERSGGRGERSGGDRFGGRGERASGGQRGDRPARGGQWGDRAGGDRRDGGRRPVRPAADLPRQVAYEAVAAVHRDDAYANLVLPLFLRDAGLTGRDAAFATELTYGTLRHLGTIDAILSDAAGRDVQRIDPPVRDALRLGAYQLLHTRVPAHAAVSSTVDLVRAVGPGATGFANAVLREVSGRDADAWVAKLAPSAESDPIGHLALAYSHPQWIVRAFAEALGGDLGETTRLLIENNERPPVHLCARPGLADAAELADAAGGAPGAFSPYAVYLAGGAPGDLPAIAQGRAHVQDEGSQLVANALAVAPLDGPDGHWLDLCAGPGGKSGLLGALAAQRDARVTAVEVSEHRARLVTQATRGLPVTVLNIDGRTVGADPDLPEGHFDRVLVDAPCTGLGSLRRRPESRWRRQPSDLPPLTRLQRELLAAALRATRPGGLVAYVTCSPHTVETHVTVTEAARRSGVPVDFVDARPLLPAGMPGLGAGPTVQLWPHRHGTDAMFLAMLRRT
- the fmt gene encoding methionyl-tRNA formyltransferase; its protein translation is MRVIFAGTPAVAVPALAAVAASRHELVAVVTRPDAPAGRGRGLVRSPVGAWADEHGIEVLTPARPREPEFLDRLRELAPDCVPVVAYGALVPPAALEIPRHGWINLHFSLLPAWRGAAPVQHAVLHGDELTGASVFQLEEGLDTGPVYGTLTDEIRPTDTSGDLLERLAHSGAGLLVAVLDAIDDGTARAEPQPADGVSLAPKLTVEDARVRWSDPAFAVDRRIRACTPAPGPWTTLRGERVKLGPVTPVPDGPELKPGELLVEKSRLLVGTATTPVRLGEVRAAGKRAMPATDWARGVRVTSGEELA
- the def gene encoding peptide deformylase → MTVQPIRLFGDPVLRTPADPVVDFDVELRKLIADLTDTMREQNGAGLAAPQLGVGLRVFTFDVDDVVGHLVNPVLEFPDSEEQDGPEGCLSIPGLYFDTKRRQNVIAKGFNGYGDPMQIVGTGLMARCVQHETDHLDGVLFLDRLDPAGRKEAMKAIRQAEWYDPATPPMVKLNPHASGSLFGLGR
- a CDS encoding AAA family ATPase, whose amino-acid sequence is MTVRQSIVFNGDLGSGKSTVSVQIAKRLGLRRVSVGDLYRQMAQDRQMTALQLNLHAELDQAVDGYVDQLQRDIAASGERLVMDSRLAWHFFTDALKVHMITEPGEAARRVLDRPSGPAESYASQEEAKAKLRERSESERGRFIVRYGVDKARLRNYDLICDTTRAPASEVIEHIIDAYEGRLCADVLRDAPPLLLLDPGRVYPTEDIAHLRDLWDSEFVGEVAAGGDEALEPLRIGYTGEYFFVVDGHRRLSAALQSGFRLVPAQLVAEVDEPVVGGMSAVDYFAAQARPGLIHDWEAAHRIKLPLPEHALLGGDAVLAGEAGTAV
- a CDS encoding primosomal protein N', with translation MPLAHLDRPFDYLVPAELDADAVPGARVKVRFAGQLVDGWLLERADDSGHTGRLAYLEKVVSPEPVLAPEVARLARAVADRYAGSLADVLRLAVPPRHARVEKDVRARALPAEGSTAPAEGSALPVEGSALPAGDATGPAGDATGPAGDATGPAGDATGPDGGPAGAGVAEPSDTPGGDQPRPGEDPGDPAPVAAPGPDAWRDYPAGPAMLRALADGRAPRAVWSALPGEDWPARYAEAVAASVAGGRGAVVVVADNRDLDRLDAALHDALGPGRHVCLSAALGPARRYRAFLAARRGEVAVVVGTRAAMFAPVARLGLVAIWDDGDDLHAEPRAPYPHARDVLLTRAHQGDTAALVGGYTRTAEAQLLVETGWAREVLPDRATVRARMPVIAPTGDDPQLARDPGAATARLPSLAWTTARESLRADLPVLVQVPRRGYLPSVACAECRTPARCPHCAGPLALPSAEGTPACRWCGRVAAAYACPECGGRRLRASVTGARRTAEELGRAFPGVPVRTSGREEVLATVPGGAGLVIATPGAEPVAEGGFGAVLLLDSWALLTRADLRAGEEALRRWLAAAALARPAATGGRVVVVADGALAPVQALLRWDAGWFAARELAERRELGFPPAVRMASVTGSPAAVADLLAEARLPAEAELLGPVPADGERERMLVRVPRARAAALAGALHSAAGVRAARKAADPVRLQVDPLALF
- the metK gene encoding methionine adenosyltransferase → MTRRLFTSESVTEGHPDKIADQISDGILDALLAEDPRSRVAVETLITTGQVHIAGEVTTKAYADIPTIVRRTILDIGYDSSKKGFDGASCGVSVSIGAQSEDIAQGVDNAFELRTGASESALDAQGAGDQGMMFGFACSETPELMPLPIALAHRLARRLSQVRKDGTIPYLRPDGKTQVTIEYEGLRPVRLNTVVVSSQHAADISLDSLLTPDVREHVIAPELESLGLDTEGYRLLVNPTGRFEIGGPMGDAGLTGRKIIVDTYGGYARHGGGAFSGKDPSKVDRSAAYATRWVAKNVVAAGLAERCEVQVAYAIGKAHPVSLFVETFGTETVPVASIEKAVSEVFDLRPAAIIRDLNLLRPIYQQTAAYGHFGRELPDLTWESTDRAADLKSAAGA
- the coaBC gene encoding bifunctional phosphopantothenoylcysteine decarboxylase/phosphopantothenate--cysteine ligase CoaBC codes for the protein MSPRIVLGVGGGIAAYKACELLRLFTESGHQVRVVPTASALRFVGAPTWAALSGQPVADDVWSDVHEVPHVRLGQQADLVVVAPATADLLAKAAHGLADDLLTNTLLTARCPVVLAPAMHTEMWEHPATVANVATLRARGVRVVEPAVGRLTGADTGKGRLPDPAEIFAVASRALARGVEAPADLAGRHVVVTAGGTREPLDPVRFLGNRSSGKQGYAFARCAVARGARVTLISANVSLPDPAGVDLVRVGTTGELRDATLAAAADADAVVMAAAPADFRPATYAPGKIKKSDDGSAPTIELVTNPDIAAELGRRRRPEQVLVVFAAETGDAEANGRAKLARKRADLVVINEVGPDKGFGADTNAATVIGVDGSVNRMPERSKEDLADGVWDLVVARLPGRS